The segment GTTTCTACTCTATAAAATCTCCTAAGCTCTGGTATCTCCCCAATATCAAAACCATATTTTGATAAATCCTCTACACGTCCCCCAATATTATTTGAGAAACAAAAGTAAACTCCCTCTGCTATATTTATTGTAAAGTCTGGATTTTCTTTAACTTTATCACAGATTGGACAATACTTAAATCTAAGTTGATTTCCCTGTCTTGTATAATTATAATTCATTTTCTCCCCCTTTCTTCTCTCCCACAAAAATATTAAAAATTTTTCTAAACCATTATATCTATTTATTTTAACTTATCTATCCCCTAAGCTAAAAATTCTTTTTTTAATAAATCCAAGAAATATACTTGCCCCTTTCCTGTGATACGAGTAGTTGTTGAGATTATATCTCCAGTTACTGCTTTAACAACCCTTTCTGCCACCTTAAAAAGCCCTTTTTGTACTGCTGTCTGTGTTGGTTCTGTGGAATTTTTCAAGATAAATCCTTTTTCTCTAAACCATCTATATAGTTTTTTCTCTCCAAGGTGTATCCCCTCAGTAGCTATTAACTTTGAAAACTCCCTAACTAACAAGCAATCACTGGCTTTTTCGATAGTCTCAGCAAAAGAAACTCTTGGAGCATCATTTTCTATCTTTTTTTCTAAAATATCTATTTTTTCTTTATATCCAAGTATTTTCTTATTTTGTATTAGTATTGCTCTAGCCATCACTATTTCATCAGAGTTCCAAGCCTCTTCACATTTTATAAAGTACATACGAGCCTCTTTACCTTTCTCATTTCTTTGTAACATTGAGATCTCCTTAGCCATAGATATTTTCATTAAATGGTCTGTTATTTTTCTTATTCCACCAAAGGCTGTATCGTCTTGGACATTTTTGTCCATCACGATAAAATCAACATTTTCAATAAATCCATATTCACTCATTCTATCAAACCATTTTTTATATGGAGTTAATACCTCTAAAAATCTATGTAACTCTCTACCGCTTACAAGTTGTTCTCCGTCTCTTTCTTGAACCTTAATTAATTCTGTCATATTATTCCTCCTCTAATAAATCTGATATTTGGCATTTTAAAACTTTTACAATCAACCCCAGAGTTTTCAATCTAGGCTCTCCATTTTGGTTCACTAATCTTGTTATAGTTCCCTCAGAAATTCCAGATTTTTTAGATAATTCTCTGTGGCTTAGACAATTTTCAATCATCTTTTCTCTAAATTTCCTTTCATTAAACCTCATTTCAAAGCTCCTTTTTATTAAAATATTTTATAATTTGTTCAGACTGTTGAACGTTTTTTATATTTTAATTATACCCTATATTTTTTAATTGTCAACTACTTTTTTAAATAAATTTTGACAAAACGTTCAAACTATTGTACAATATTATAAAAAGAAAGAGGTGATTAAATGTTAAAAAGTAATTTAAAAGTGCTATTAGCTGAGAGAAATATATCAATAACTCAAGTTTCCAATGATACTGGGATTTCAAGGACAACTCTTACTTCATTGATGTCTGTTGCTAAAGGGATTCAGTTTGAAACTATGAATGCTCTTTGTAATTATCTAAAGATAACTCCTAGTGATCTGTTTATATATGTCCCTTATGATATAGAGATAAAGTTAGATAGTTTTAAATATAAGTATGGTTCTTCTAATAATTTTTTCTCTTTTTTTATAGAAGTTTTAAAAGAAAATAGAAAATATGTAATTTTATTTAATGGGTATATTTATAATTTTGAAAAAGATTTTGATATTCAATTGGATTTATATCAAGAATTAGAAACCGAAGAGGATAAAGACGATTTTAAAAATATAAAATATTATTTAGAAAAACTTCCTATACAATTTTTTGTTGATATAGAAAATCAAATTAGAAAAATATTTGTAGAAGAGTTAGAATTTTCTGATTTCTATGATAAAATCAATGAAGAAATCCCATTTATAGATGATAAAATAAAAGAGGAAGATTTATATATCAAATTTGATTGGTCTTTTCTTGATAAATAATAAAAATTCAGTTACTAATTAAAACTTTTCTCAGACCTAATCACTCTATAAATCTAGCTATTAGAAAAGGAGGGATTCTTTTCCCTCCTAAAAGATTTTTCTTATTATTTTTTCAATGATTTTAGCAAGTATCTCTATTAGCCTATACTTATAGAAATTGTCCATATCTATTTACCGTTAGTGACGTAATATTCAAAAGCCATTATTTCAGCTTTTTCCTTACCGATTCTCGCTATAGATTGCTC is part of the Fusobacterium perfoetens genome and harbors:
- a CDS encoding antA/AntB antirepressor family protein; translation: MTELIKVQERDGEQLVSGRELHRFLEVLTPYKKWFDRMSEYGFIENVDFIVMDKNVQDDTAFGGIRKITDHLMKISMAKEISMLQRNEKGKEARMYFIKCEEAWNSDEIVMARAILIQNKKILGYKEKIDILEKKIENDAPRVSFAETIEKASDCLLVREFSKLIATEGIHLGEKKLYRWFREKGFILKNSTEPTQTAVQKGLFKVAERVVKAVTGDIISTTTRITGKGQVYFLDLLKKEFLA
- a CDS encoding helix-turn-helix domain-containing protein, whose translation is MRFNERKFREKMIENCLSHRELSKKSGISEGTITRLVNQNGEPRLKTLGLIVKVLKCQISDLLEEE
- a CDS encoding helix-turn-helix domain-containing protein, yielding MLKSNLKVLLAERNISITQVSNDTGISRTTLTSLMSVAKGIQFETMNALCNYLKITPSDLFIYVPYDIEIKLDSFKYKYGSSNNFFSFFIEVLKENRKYVILFNGYIYNFEKDFDIQLDLYQELETEEDKDDFKNIKYYLEKLPIQFFVDIENQIRKIFVEELEFSDFYDKINEEIPFIDDKIKEEDLYIKFDWSFLDK